In one window of Nodosilinea sp. PGN35 DNA:
- a CDS encoding response regulator, giving the protein MPSHSILLIENEAGLRDVLGDCLSELGGWDVRLSESIQEGIKLCKEKRPDVILIDASTSENDAILLVEQLKQYSVSQSVPILLISSLANWFTLKEFRQMGFSGAISKPFNPYTLSSQVYRLMALGNPKS; this is encoded by the coding sequence ATGCCCAGTCATTCAATTCTTCTAATTGAGAATGAAGCTGGCCTTCGAGACGTTTTAGGCGACTGTCTGAGCGAGCTTGGCGGTTGGGATGTCAGGCTCTCAGAGTCTATTCAAGAAGGCATTAAGCTGTGCAAAGAAAAACGCCCAGATGTTATCTTAATTGACGCGTCTACGTCTGAAAATGATGCAATACTTCTTGTCGAGCAGCTAAAGCAGTACTCTGTCAGTCAGTCGGTACCTATACTTCTGATTAGCTCTCTAGCCAACTGGTTTACTCTAAAAGAGTTTCGCCAGATGGGATTTTCTGGAGCAATCAGCAAACCCTTTAACCCATATACCCTATCGTCTCAGGTATATCGCTTGATGGCGTTGGGAAACCCCAAATCTTAA
- a CDS encoding DUF1269 domain-containing protein: MSTLTVWKFKTPEGAEKALAKLGELQKQEIVKVLDAAVVTWPTGRSKPKTYQAVSTVGIGALGGAFWGMLFGLIFLVPLFGLLVGAAAGALSGKFTDYGINDDFIKDLRDKVTEGTSALFLLTGQVTVDKVSEAFAPDEVGELIQSNLSAEQEAKLREDFGAEL; encoded by the coding sequence ATGTCTACATTGACGGTGTGGAAGTTTAAAACCCCTGAAGGGGCCGAGAAAGCTTTGGCAAAGCTGGGTGAGCTGCAAAAGCAAGAGATTGTTAAGGTGCTCGACGCTGCGGTGGTCACCTGGCCGACCGGGCGCAGCAAGCCCAAAACCTACCAGGCGGTGAGCACCGTGGGCATTGGGGCCCTGGGTGGGGCCTTTTGGGGCATGCTGTTTGGCCTGATCTTTTTGGTGCCGCTGTTTGGCCTGCTGGTGGGGGCAGCGGCAGGGGCGCTGTCGGGCAAGTTTACCGACTACGGCATCAACGACGACTTCATCAAAGATCTGCGCGACAAGGTGACCGAGGGCACTTCGGCTCTGTTTTTGCTTACCGGGCAGGTCACGGTAGACAAGGTCAGCGAGGCTTTTGCCCCCGATGAGGTGGGCGAACTGATTCAGTCAAACCTGAGCGCCGAGCAAGAGGCTAAGCTGCGCGAAGACTTTGGCGCTGAGCTGTAG
- a CDS encoding Lin0512 family protein, translated as MAHKRLIIEMGMGVDQHGQDPTVAAARAVRNAIAHNALPGVWEVAGLSHPNEMLVEVQIAVPFPDQVRQDEVLTVLPFGQKTLVLKEGGMVVAGRAIPELDDKNDDMYVAIAAVTVLIPDKAILD; from the coding sequence GTGGCCCACAAGCGACTGATTATTGAAATGGGAATGGGCGTCGATCAGCACGGCCAGGACCCGACGGTGGCAGCGGCGCGGGCGGTGCGCAATGCGATCGCCCACAATGCCCTCCCCGGCGTCTGGGAAGTCGCCGGGCTTAGCCACCCCAACGAAATGCTGGTGGAGGTACAGATCGCCGTCCCCTTCCCCGACCAGGTGCGCCAAGACGAGGTGCTGACGGTGCTGCCCTTTGGCCAAAAGACCCTGGTGCTTAAGGAAGGCGGCATGGTAGTCGCGGGCCGCGCCATCCCTGAGCTAGACGATAAGAATGACGATATGTATGTGGCGATCGCCGCCGTTACCGTCCTAATCCCTGACAAAGCGATTTTGGATTAG